A single genomic interval of Labrus bergylta chromosome 18, fLabBer1.1, whole genome shotgun sequence harbors:
- the alms1 gene encoding streptococcal hemagglutinin codes for MEPLRQRGEASSQTSADELEAPSQSLASPDQTQPRLETDGLELKEPWRCALQPDFQDSNLSPALHLLPADSGVEHNFTEYSLFHQSENEFVPLRAYPDISMASERSHFPPNIFSQASERGSLSQHPLTQATILSEEGASSCCSLSQHSLSPRNNSKGKETLQAPLMTPSDRQGVSSSDDSYSKKKDFEMLPKLSDKRTGDADEDETFFLSKDVPAQHLLDLLQKDFGMPSSSSSAVSSASETSLKTAASFAEQVKSTEVCKPDQITARREGPTGEVSLPQRQKQPPERDLYSTQSQRLSSEVCNITMGHRSTQPDESSEMLHRELLSEVERRNSCEAASKSKQQKSPTPPSESFTPYPQERNEGKPSVSKANVGGGPWTGPFSTGVERGLREHDLWSSGNQTGIDGSYLGFLPQSQSTPGVLKAPPKSTVKLKIGQLSDIESIKETSHQSSTGMSSQPALPRADVHNPDTANQRQEEVTSAEVQSLPSVNFMQKVDAWRANQSSGKTSLFDSLALQGFSGVSPKKKAYEAVSDTLNRILSEQARSLQQPPVSSADNLNVTQSSSVDPSASSPRRGEAVGSAPIEKNNTGSAARPSASPYGRSQSHSSINTVMSVQKDQQTETPAENKNSHSQDDVDHQQSAAIQPSPFMSLGQFSDVSPDLDSTLSSGYNYEIKLETSIGASSVVSLEVDNYAPYWTSKLSTPPPPPRPREFNIEERIPLYLHNLGIDQSPSTILTLFAPKGPIREPEFSPTDLSTIKGSIGTPTKSTQPSEGGSPRKGEFSRCSILSVDSSVSIPFSLDSLGPAVSIQERPRRASPSSVTEAVQSEQRRATSSEPEEDTHPSTLQTALQQQRGSSFSSSQNTIRSTLQTSRSLEETAEDSFVSSRTLFEIRKLLSQAENVVSAGSSVASSASPAAPRLPPDNDIFLSLRKTASGPQESSFSSWAAEDPRTRSSTLWARSSSDPLLTSDKVRERSIGRESMTSSSQTNFPATGAHRRQQDNIVSGDAGLSFVLSQSARRSEPEGCSAAPPDNTVPPQQPITKPSPELSATQLTSTPAADTAAVTEEETQTTPPSPVQSSSSSTVPEDQSVMSVGSSESSLAVRVAKLLQNESPSTMVSSTASTTDQEERQAREWIKLKISGQQCEPLELDKEDRRRIEEIKRELLLKDPIKSPRSTDTESSAASSVRMPKFPSQQVETLTSTADANKRPSQPQLDLSTDLSASNIHLHTPLPSNLEAQVREIAAREGVTLPKTNPLALTSITIATRKRSTSSSPSTSPAPPVSPAPEMLHLNELSTEAVQHATANIQLPHGEEEDGATRNLNLILQSAQGSKKRQDTVGGHVEEAPPPLQELQTEDLNAKDKTQLHRPKESGAAPEPGSSTGSSTSDVPPRKGHISHVHLTLSPKASNHSAATAVHSGPTALPHEEFIPLRRSHSAASSPDEGVGLSSPPEWYDSRDVGRPRVTSALFKPAGSQRKTSTTSTQSFKPHQGVMVSISPSTTETPAVPVLLPYKPCGSEELFYVPQRKADFSSTDRSDTTMESSHTGSDDAVPPRFSSEVLGHKDPGLDRGVTIRHSEGIYSKRLKTTTFKMQEPERTGASVSADRTLNTSTTPAPEPSSQVSVAFTRVPLSSNQETSRRDQGTSPVQFLSYDHTETCRERIQPGGVDSDSSRLSHHRDQSFVHQERKDSDLPHPAAQPTISNLDQLWQRFCDRWSQEESRPTSNREASLLERLERLSHLIHSTRRTDSSGGNYPGEKLGRRGEDAAGRERKRDVREGKRRDAEPPVARQARSQKVQVQETSERADEETHDSFTSNFSHNSSLSPYLCPADRDESETLSTASGSMSTVDTARLIRAFGPHRVQHLKTNSSLSKLYSAIDRQKEGREQRRGGNIITPSETTGTDESTVDADSASSTSTYTLLSQHGPSKRAVRGVNKGVQAGDLELVSNATRRHTRDVGTTFPSPAEARTSRPISSSSSSVERGGGKRSLYKTQGLQKHRKSKKSPTKTFPQGVSWFISADELKSEARKENQPEDEEAAWRQSTAWFEPYSRSKPWREPLRQRQVHHDRTEQQSFIHQADLDLDPRAKMMSPSLARVSLQEALEMRRPDFISQSMQRVQRLALQAEERKLQADFTERGEREELFCRPGGTGRIPKPAGPALLRRAVPRKEMIQRSKQIYESLPEVQRRREEERRKAEYRSYRLNAQLYNKRITGHVLGRRTAWH; via the exons CAAAGGGGGGAGGCTTCTTCTCAGACGTCGGCAGATGAACTGGAAGCTCCAAGTCAAAGCCTTGCCAGTCCGGATCAGACGCAGCCCAGACTGGAAACGGATGGCCTGGAGCTTAAAGAGCCATGGAGGTGTGCTTTACAGCCAG ATTTTCAGGACAGTAACCTCTCTCCAGCTCTTCACCTGCTGCCTGCAGACTCTGGAGTGGAACACAACTTCACTGAATACTCTTTATTTCATCAAAGTGAGAATGAATTTGTTCCTCTAAG ggcaTACCCTGACATTTCCATGGCGTCAGAGAGGTCACACTTCCCCCCGAATATCTTTAGTCAGGCTTCAGAGCGTGGCTCACTATCCCAGCACCCTTTGACCCAGGCAACCATCCTGTCTGAAGAAGGAGCcagcagctgctgctctctttCCCAGCACAGTTTGTCCCCAAGGAACAACAGCAAAGGGAAAGAAACTCTTCAAGCCCCACTGATGACTCCATCCGACAGACAGGGAGTATCGTCCAGTGATGACTCGTATTCCAAAAAGAAGGACTTTGAGATGCTTCCTAAGCTTTCTGACAAAAGAACAGGAGACGCTGATGAGGATGAGACTTTCTTTTTGAGTAAAGATGTTCCTGCCCAGCATCTCCTGGACCTCCTTCAGAAAGACTTTGGCATGCCGAGCAGCAGTAGTAGTGCTGTTTCCTCTGCCTCTGAGACCTCACTGAAGACCGCTGCATCTTTTGCAGAGCAGGTTAAAAGCACTGAAGTCTGCAAACCAGACCAAATCACAGCTAGGAGAGAGGGTCCTACTGGTGAAGTGTCTctcccacagagacagaaacaaccACCTGAAAGAGATTTATACTCTACCCAATCACAAAGACTGTCATCCGAGGTCTGTAATATCACAATGGGGCATCGCAGCACTCAACCTGATGAGAGCAGTGAGATGTTACACAGAGAGCTGCTGAGCGAGGTAGAGAGGCGCAACAGCTGTGAAGCTGCGTCTAAAAGCAAACAGCAGAAAAGTCCTACACCACCGAGTGAGTCTTTCACACCGTATCCCCAAGAGAGGAATGAAGGAAAGCCGAGTGTGAGCAAAGCAAATGTGGGTGGCGGGCCATGGACAGGGCCATTTTCAACAGGTGTGGAACGGGGCCTCAGAGAGCATGACCTCTGGTCCTCGGGGAACCAAACAGGGATTGATGGGTCCTACCTGGGTTTCCTTCCACAGTCTCAGTCCACTCCAGGAGTTCTTAAGGCCCCACCCAAATCCACCGTCAAGCTTAAAATAGGGCAACTTTCTGACATAGAATCCATTAAAGAGACCTCACATCAGTCGAGCACGGGGATGTCCTCACAGCCAGCTTTACCTCGGGCTGATGTTCACAATCCAGACACAGCAAATCAGAGACAAGAGGAGGTGACCTCAGCAGAAGTCCAGTCTCTCCCAAGTGTCAACTTTATGCAGAAAGTAGACGCTTGGAGGGCAAACCAGAGCTCAGGCAAGACGTCACTATTTGACAGCTTAGCACTGCAGGGGTTCTCTGGAGTCTCCCCTAAAAAGAAAGCTTACGAAGCAGTGTCTGACACCCTGAATCGCATCCTGAGCGAGCAGGCGAGGAGTTTGCAGCAGCCTCCTGTTTCAAGTGCAGACAATCTGAACGTCACACAGAGCTCCTCCGTGGATCCCTCTGCCTCTTCTCCAAGAAGAGGGGAGGCTGTGGGCAGCGCTCCCATTGAGAAGAATAACACAGGGTCTGCTGCGAGACCTTCTGCCTCACCCTACGGCAGGTCTCAGAGTCACTCCTCGATTAACACGGTCATGTCAGTACAGAAAGATCAGCAAACAGAAACGCCTGCAGAAAACAAGAACAGCCATTCTCAAGATGATGTCGATCACCAGCAGAGTGCCGCCATCCAACCCTCGCCTTTCATGAGCCTCGGTCAGTTCAGTGACGTGTCACCTGATCTAGACTCGACACTCTCAAGTGGCTACAACTATGAAATTAAATTAGAAACGTCCATCGGAGCTTCTTCTGTTGTCAGCCTGGAGGTCGATAACTACGCCCCATATTGGACTTCCAAACTATcaacacctccacctccacccagGCCTCGAGAGTTCAACATTGAAGAAAGAATACCG ttgtaTCTCCATAACCTGGGTATTGACCAGTCTCCCTCCACAATCTTAACTCTGTTTGCACCCAAagggccaatcagagagcctgAATTCTCCCCCACTGATCTCAGTACGATAAAAGGATCTATTGGAACCCCCACCAAGAGCACGCAGCCCTCTGAAG GTGGCAGTCCTCGGAAAGGAGAGTTTTCAAGGTGCAGCATTCTGTCAGTGGACTCCAGTGTGTCCATACCTTTCAGCCTGGACAGTCTCGGTCCAGCTGTTTCTATCCAAGAGCGACCCAGACGGGCTTCTCCTTCATCAGTTACAGAAGCTGTGCAGAGTGAACAAAGACGGGCTACGTCCTCTGAGCCTGAAGAAGACACTCATCCCTCCACGCTGCAGACcgccctgcagcagcagagaggcagcagcttcagcagcagcCAGAATACCATCCGGTCAACTTTGCAAACGAGCCGCAGTCTAGAGGAGACCGCAGAAGACTCTTTTGTCAGCTCCAGGACCCTGTTTGAGATACGTAAACTCCTCTCTCAGGCGGAGAATGTGGTATCTGCCGGGTCTTCTGTGGCGTCCTCAGCCTCCCCTGCGGCCCCCCGTCTGCCCCCTGATAACGACATATTCCTGTCTCTGAGGAAGACAGCCAGCGGGCCTCAGGAGTCCTCATTCTCCTCTTGGGCTGCTGAAGATCCCAGAACTCGGTCCTCCACGCTGTGGGCAAGATCCTCATCCGACCCCCTGCTGACTTCAGATAAAGTGAGAGAGCGCTCCATTGGTCGAGAGAGCATGACATCATCATCGCAGACAAATTTTCCAGCAACAGGTGCACACAGAAGGCAACAAGATAACATTGTTAGTGGAGATGCCGGGCTGTCCTTTGTCCTCTCCCAGTCAGCACGGCGGTCAGAGCCTGAGGGCTGCAGTGCTGCACCTCCTGATAACACCGTCCCTCCACAGCAACCAATCACCAAGCCTTCACCAGAGCTGAGTGCAACACAGCTCACGTCtactcctgctgcagacacgGCAGCTGTGACAGAGGAGGAAACTCAGACTACTCCTCCGAGTCCTGTGCAAAGCAGCTCCTCCTCAACCGTCCCCGAGGATCAGAGCGTGATGAGTGTTGGGAGCAGTGAGAGCTCGCTGGCTGTCAGAGTGGCCAAGTTACTGCAGAATGAGTCTCCATCCACCATGGTGTCCAGTACAGCCAGCACTACTGACCAAGAGGAGAGACAAGCTAGAG AATGGATCAAGCTGAAGATATCCGGACAGCAGTGCGAGCCTCTGGAGTTAGACAAAGAAGACAGACGACGGATCGAAGAGATCAAGAGAGAGCTGCTGTTAAAAGATCCAATCAAG AGTCCTAGGAGCACAGATACTGAGAGCAGTGCAGCGTCCAGTGTCAGAATGCCAAAGTTTCCGTCACAGCAGGTGGAGACGTTAACTTCCACGGCTGATGCTAACAAACGACCATCGCAGCCGCAGCTCGACCTCAGCACAGATCTCTCTGCCTCCAACATTCACCTGCACACCCCCCTTCCATCAAATCTAGAGGCTCAGGTTCGCGAGATAGCTGCCAGAGAAGGGGTGACCCTCCCGAAGACAAACCCTCTGGCCCTCACGTCGATCACAATCGCCACCCGCAAacgctccacctcctcctctccatccacgTCGCCCGCACCTCCCGTCAGTCCAGCGCCAGAGATGCTCCATCTGAACGAGCTCTCCACAGAAGCAGTGCAACATGCTACGGCTAACATCCAGCTTCCCCACGGGGAGGAAGAAGACGGTGCGACCAGGAATCTAAATCTGATTCTTCAGTCAGCACAGGGGAGTAAGAAGAGGCAGGACACTGTTGGAGGCCACGTTGAAGAAGCTCCTCCCCCCCTACAGGAGTTACAAACAGAGGATTTAAATGCCAAAGATAAAACACAACTTCACAGGCCAAAAGAATCTGGAGCTGCTCCAGAACCTGGATCATCAACAGGTTCATCCACCTCTGATGTACCTCCCAGGAAAGGCCACATATCGCATGTCCACCTCACTCTGTCCCCCAAAGCCTCCAATCACAGCGCAGCCACCGCTGTCCACTCTGGTCCCACAGCGCTGCCACATGAGGAATTCATCCCCCTCAGACGCTCTCATTCTGCCGCCAGCAGTCCAGACGAAGGCGTCGGTTTGTCCAGTCCACCAGAGTGGTACGACAGCAGAGACGTGGGGAGACCGAGAGTCACCTCCGCCCTCTTCAAACCCGCCGGGTCTCAGAGAAAGACGAGCACCACATCAACACAGTCCTTTAAACCACATCAGGGGGTCATGGTGTCAATAAGCCCCTCAACAACTGAAACACCAG CTGTGCCTGTTCTGTTGCCTTATAAACCCTGCGGCAGTGAGGAGCTCTTCTACGTCCCCCAAAGGAAAGCGGACTTCTCCTCCACAGACCGCTCTGACACCACCATGGAGAGCTCCCACACAG GCTCAGATGACGCTGTCCCACCTCGCTTCAGCAGTGAAGTCCTGGGACACAAAGACCCGGGGCTGGACCGTGGAGTCACCATCAGACACAGCGAGGGAATCTACAGCAAGAGACTCAAAACCACCACCTTCAAAATGCAGGAGCCTGAACGCACAG GTGCCTCAGTATCAGCAGACAGAACCCTAAATACAAGTACGACTCCGGCTCCAGAGCCGTCCTCTCAGGTATCAGTCGCCTTCACCAGAGTGCCTTTATCGAGCAACCAAGAAACCTCCAGGAGAGACCAGGGGACCAGTCCTGTGCAGTTTCTCAGTTATGATCACACAGAGACATGCAGGGAGAGGATTCAGCCAGGTGGTGTGGACTCAGACTCCAGCAGACTGAGCCACCACAGAGACCAAAGCTTCGTCCATCAGGAGAGGAAGGACTCTGACCTCCCTCACCCCGCTGCCCAGCCGACCATCAGCAACCTGGACCAGCTCTGGCAGAGGTTCTGTGATCGGTGGAGCCAGGAGGAGTCTCGACCGACCAGCAACAGAGAGGCGTCACTTCTGGAGCGGCTAGAGCGCCTGTCACATCTCATTCACAGCACGAGAAGGACCGACTCCTCAGGGGGAAATTATCCAGGAGAAAAGTTAGGAAGGAGGGGAGAAGATGCTGCcggaagagaaagaaagagggacgtcagagaggggaagaggagagacgctgaacCTCCCGTCGCTCGTCAGGCCCGGTCTCAGAAAGTTCAAGTCCAGGAAACTTCTGAACGTGCAGACGAGGAAACGCACGACTCCTTCACCTCCAACTTCTCTCACAACTCGTCCCTGAGTCCTTACCTCTGCCCTGCCGACAGAGACGAGTCAGAGACTCTGTCCACCGCGTCGGGCTCCATGTCCACTGTGGACACGGCGCGTCTGATCCGAGCCTTCGGGCCTCACAGAGTTCAACACCTGAAGACGAACTCCAGCCTCAGTAAACTGTACAGCGCCATCGACAGGCAGAAAGAAGGAcgggagcagaggagaggaggaaacatcaTCACACCGTCAGAGACCACAGGAACAGATGAATCCACA GTTGATGCTGATTCTGCTTCATCGACCAGCACTTACACCCTCCTGTCTCAGCACGGCCCCTCGAAGAGAGCAGTTAGAGGGGTCAACAAAGGCGTCCAGGCAG GCGACCTGGAGCTGGTCAGTAACGCGACTCGACGTCACACCAGAGATGTTGGAACCACGTTTCCTTCACCCGCTGAAGCCAGAACCTCCAGGCCGATCTCATCGTCCTCGTCCAGcgtagagagaggaggagggaagaggagccTCTATAAGACTCAGGGattacagaaacacagaaagagcaAGAAAAGCCCAACAAAGACCTTCCCTCAAG GTGTTTCCTGGTTCATCTCTGCTGACGAGCTGAAGTCGGAGGCGAGGAAGGAGAACCAGCCAGAGGACGAGGAGGCGGCGTGGAGGCAGAGCACCGCCTGGTTTGAGCCGTACAGCAGAAGCAAACCGTGGAGAGAACCGCTCAGACAGAGACAAGTCCACCATGACAgaacagagcagcagagcttCATACATCAGGCCGATCTCGATTTAGATCCAAGAGCCAAAATGATGTCTCCTAGTCTGGCTCGTGTTTCCCTCCAG gaGGCTCTGGAGATGCGTCGCCCTGACTTCATCTCTCAGTCCATGCAGAGGGTGCAGCGTCTGGCTCTGCAGGCGGAGGAGAGGAAGCTGCAGGCCGActtcacagagagaggagagagagaagaactCTTCTGCCGCCCTGGAGGAACGGGGAGGATACCGAAGCCTGCAG gCCCCGCTCTGCTCAGGAGAGCCGTTCCAAGGAAAGAGATGATTCAGAGATCCAAACA GATTTACGAGAGTCTGCCGGaggtgcagaggaggagagaggaggaaagaagaaaggcaGAGTATCGATCGTACAGACTCAACGCCCAACTTTACAACAAG agAATCACCGGCCACGTCCTCGGCAGAAGAACGGCGTGGCATTGA